A part of uncultured Tateyamaria sp. genomic DNA contains:
- a CDS encoding Fic family protein, with product MGRRHYRIKLGDVLEAHEQSLEAFGGLPGICNLDSILGAIGRPYHGYHLPIHKKAAALLHGLATSHGFNDANKRTAWLTTEVLCLNSGYDLAVLKGDRIDDVVVDVVTGDMPQDVLEAWFLARLTKLDT from the coding sequence ATCGGTAGGCGGCATTACCGCATCAAACTCGGTGACGTTCTTGAAGCGCACGAACAATCGCTTGAGGCGTTTGGCGGACTGCCGGGCATCTGCAATCTCGACAGTATTCTGGGCGCAATTGGGCGCCCCTATCACGGCTATCATCTGCCCATCCACAAAAAGGCGGCCGCTTTGCTGCACGGCTTGGCTACATCGCATGGGTTCAATGACGCGAACAAGCGCACCGCGTGGCTGACCACCGAAGTCCTGTGCCTGAACAGTGGCTACGACCTCGCCGTTCTAAAGGGTGACAGGATTGACGATGTGGTTGTCGATGTTGTGACAGGCGATATGCCTCAGGACGTGCTTGAGGCGTGGTTTCTTGCGCGGCTGACAAAACTTGACACCTGA
- a CDS encoding acetylornithine deacetylase/succinyl-diaminopimelate desuccinylase family protein: MTLSTRIDGHRDALIALTRDLIRIPTLNPPGRHYHDICLLVGDRLRAHGFDVQMIRAHGTPGDSDTYPRWNVMARRDGKTPGDCVHFNSHHDVVEVGQGWTRDPFGAEVEGDKIYGRGACDMKGGLAASIIAAEAFIEEHPGFTGAVEISATADEESGGYGGVAYLAEQGLFDPARVQHVIIPEPLNKDRICLGHRGGWWAEIETKGEIAHGSMPFLGDCAVRHMGAVLDKFESDLYPAMAQRRTDMPVVPEGARQSTMNINSIHGGQPEQAEDYDGLPAHCVPDSCRIVIDRRFLVEENVDQVRGEVVDLLEGLKATRDRFEYEMRELNVVLPSMTDKSAPVVETVHAAIQSVLGVEPTYVASPGSYDQKHIDRIGKLRNCIAYGPGELELAHKPDEWVGITDMLDSAKVMGKALETLLLP, translated from the coding sequence ATGACCCTCTCGACCCGTATCGATGGCCACCGCGATGCGCTGATCGCGCTGACCCGGGACCTGATCCGCATTCCAACGCTGAACCCGCCGGGGCGGCACTACCACGACATCTGCTTGCTGGTCGGTGACAGGCTCAGGGCACACGGCTTTGACGTGCAGATGATCCGCGCCCACGGCACGCCGGGCGACAGCGACACCTACCCGCGCTGGAACGTGATGGCCCGGCGCGACGGAAAAACCCCCGGTGACTGCGTGCATTTCAACAGTCACCACGACGTCGTCGAGGTCGGGCAAGGCTGGACCCGCGACCCGTTCGGCGCGGAGGTCGAGGGCGACAAGATCTATGGCCGCGGGGCCTGCGACATGAAGGGGGGCCTTGCCGCCTCCATCATCGCGGCGGAGGCGTTCATCGAAGAGCATCCCGGCTTCACCGGCGCGGTCGAGATCAGCGCCACGGCAGACGAGGAATCCGGCGGCTATGGCGGTGTCGCCTATCTGGCCGAACAGGGGCTCTTTGACCCCGCACGCGTGCAACACGTCATCATCCCCGAACCGCTGAACAAGGATCGCATCTGCCTGGGCCATCGCGGCGGCTGGTGGGCCGAGATCGAGACAAAGGGCGAGATCGCCCACGGCTCCATGCCCTTTCTCGGCGATTGCGCGGTGCGGCACATGGGGGCCGTGCTCGACAAGTTCGAAAGCGACCTTTACCCGGCCATGGCGCAGCGCCGCACCGACATGCCCGTGGTGCCCGAAGGCGCGCGGCAATCGACGATGAACATCAATTCGATCCATGGCGGCCAGCCGGAACAGGCCGAAGACTACGACGGCCTGCCCGCCCATTGCGTGCCCGACAGCTGCCGCATCGTGATCGACCGGCGGTTTCTGGTCGAAGAAAACGTGGACCAGGTGCGCGGCGAAGTGGTTGACCTGCTCGAAGGGCTCAAAGCGACCCGCGACCGTTTTGAGTACGAGATGCGCGAGTTGAACGTGGTCCTGCCATCCATGACCGACAAATCCGCACCCGTGGTCGAAACCGTGCACGCCGCCATTCAAAGCGTGCTGGGGGTGGAACCGACCTATGTCGCCTCCCCCGGCTCCTACGACCAAAAGCACATCGACCGCATCGGCAAGCTGCGCAATTGCATCGCCTATGGTCCGGGCGAATTGGAACTGGCACACAAGCCCGACGAATGGGTGGGGATCACCGACATGCTCGACAGCGCCAAGGTGATGGGCAAGGCGCTGGAAACCCTGCTTTTGCCCTGA
- a CDS encoding MBL fold metallo-hydrolase gives MTPDMTCQPTVTPFFDARSNTISYVVQEPDGAGCAVIDAVMDIDYAAGALNFDGADKMIAHMRANDLRLDWIIETHVHADHLSGAPYIQEALGGKIGIGAKITEVQDTFGKVFNEGTEFQRDGSQFDALFQDGDTYNVGAMPCFAMHTPGHTPACMVHVMGNAAFVGDTLFMPDGGSARADFPGGDAGALYDSIMRVLSLPDDMRLFICHDYGPGGRAIAWETTVAEQRAANIHVGKGKTREDFITFRTERDKQLAMPSLIIPALQVNMRAGEIPRDDAGDMALKVPLGKL, from the coding sequence ATGACACCCGACATGACGTGCCAACCGACGGTGACCCCGTTCTTTGACGCCCGGTCCAATACCATCTCGTATGTGGTGCAGGAACCGGACGGTGCAGGCTGTGCGGTGATCGACGCCGTGATGGATATTGACTATGCCGCCGGGGCCCTGAACTTTGACGGCGCCGACAAGATGATCGCGCATATGCGCGCCAATGACCTGCGGCTTGACTGGATCATCGAAACGCATGTCCATGCCGACCACCTGTCCGGCGCGCCCTATATCCAAGAGGCTCTGGGCGGCAAGATCGGGATCGGCGCCAAGATCACAGAGGTGCAGGACACCTTTGGCAAGGTCTTCAACGAAGGCACCGAATTTCAACGCGATGGCTCGCAATTCGACGCGCTGTTTCAGGACGGCGACACGTACAATGTCGGCGCGATGCCCTGCTTTGCCATGCACACACCCGGCCACACGCCCGCCTGCATGGTGCATGTGATGGGCAACGCGGCCTTTGTGGGCGACACGCTGTTCATGCCTGACGGTGGCTCGGCCCGTGCCGATTTCCCCGGTGGGGACGCGGGCGCACTCTATGACAGCATCATGCGGGTGCTGTCCCTGCCCGACGACATGCGCCTGTTCATCTGCCACGACTATGGTCCGGGCGGGCGGGCCATTGCGTGGGAAACCACGGTGGCCGAACAACGCGCGGCCAACATCCATGTGGGCAAGGGCAAGACGCGCGAGGATTTCATCACGTTTCGCACCGAACGGGACAAGCAGCTTGCCATGCCCAGCCTGATCATCCCGGCCCTGCAAGTGAACATGCGGGCCGGCGAAATCCCCCGCGACGATGCGGGCGACATGGCGCTCAAGGTGCCCTTGGGCAAGCTGTGA
- a CDS encoding rhodanese-like domain-containing protein: MALNTSAAQMVARARARIPEVETAAAIKMVDDPNVVIVDIRDVRERQRSGFIPGSVHAPRGMIEFWVDPESPYFKDVFGQSDKTYLFHCASGWRSALTVATLQDMGFDAAHLREGFSTWEAQGGPVEKEDKT, from the coding sequence ATGGCCTTGAACACCTCCGCCGCTCAGATGGTCGCAAGGGCGCGCGCGCGCATTCCCGAGGTTGAGACAGCCGCAGCCATCAAGATGGTGGATGACCCGAACGTGGTCATCGTCGACATCCGTGATGTGCGCGAACGCCAGCGCAGCGGGTTCATCCCCGGGTCGGTCCACGCGCCACGCGGCATGATCGAATTTTGGGTCGATCCCGAAAGCCCCTATTTCAAGGACGTGTTCGGGCAATCGGACAAGACCTACCTGTTTCACTGCGCCTCGGGCTGGCGATCGGCCCTGACGGTCGCCACATTGCAGGACATGGGATTTGATGCGGCCCACCTGCGCGAAGGGTTCTCGACCTGGGAAGCACAAGGCGGCCCGGTCGAGAAGGAGGACAAGACATGA
- a CDS encoding type II toxin-antitoxin system VapC family toxin, with protein sequence MTAVLLDTHAWVWSFADDRLLSDRARAAITKADTVLVSPISFFEIGQKVRVGKWPDMRALVDDLPNILSDQGGVSAPLTPNICLRAALWDWTHRDPFDRLIAATAVETGLTLISADRAFDPLPDLRVIW encoded by the coding sequence GTGACGGCCGTCCTGCTGGACACGCATGCCTGGGTCTGGTCCTTTGCCGATGATCGGCTGTTGTCCGACCGCGCCCGTGCCGCGATCACAAAGGCGGACACCGTTCTGGTCAGCCCCATCAGCTTTTTCGAGATCGGGCAGAAGGTGCGTGTCGGCAAGTGGCCCGACATGCGGGCACTGGTCGATGACCTGCCGAACATCCTGTCGGATCAGGGCGGCGTGTCCGCGCCACTGACACCCAACATCTGCCTGCGCGCCGCCCTGTGGGACTGGACCCACCGCGATCCGTTCGACCGGTTGATCGCGGCCACGGCGGTCGAGACCGGGCTGACCCTGATATCAGCCGATCGGGCATTTGACCCGCTACCGGACCTGCGCGTCATCTGGTAA
- a CDS encoding type II toxin-antitoxin system prevent-host-death family antitoxin, whose product MQFSVHAAKTQLSKLIDAALSGEDVVIAKGTRPVVRLVPIRQSGFALGTHRGQLGAVPDFLTPMDEADLDIWEGGDDPDRP is encoded by the coding sequence ATGCAATTCAGTGTACATGCCGCCAAGACACAGCTCAGCAAGCTCATCGACGCGGCCTTGTCGGGCGAAGACGTGGTGATTGCCAAGGGCACGCGCCCGGTCGTGCGCCTTGTGCCGATCCGCCAGTCCGGCTTTGCGCTTGGCACGCATCGCGGACAATTGGGCGCGGTGCCTGATTTCCTGACCCCGATGGATGAGGCGGATCTGGACATCTGGGAAGGCGGCGATGACCCGGACAGGCCGTGA
- a CDS encoding fumarylacetoacetate hydrolase family protein encodes MTFVIPQPPQATVAVAGTPDRFPVRRIFCVGRNYAAHAREMGKDPDREAPFFFTKPGDAVVDSPCTVPYPPLTQDLHHEIELVIAIGRGGADIAPDAVMDHVWGAGVGIDLTRRDLQAEAKKMGRPWDWAKAFDLSAPMSPLVPLADVPSVDHGRIWLAVNGTVRQDADIADLIWPVRDHVAYLSQAMTLAPGDLIMTGTPAGVGAVVPGDVMTGGIDGIGKIEVTVGPRA; translated from the coding sequence ATGACATTCGTGATCCCCCAACCGCCCCAAGCCACTGTCGCCGTTGCAGGCACGCCCGACCGGTTTCCGGTGCGCCGCATCTTTTGCGTCGGGCGCAACTATGCCGCCCATGCGCGGGAAATGGGCAAGGACCCGGATCGCGAGGCGCCGTTTTTCTTCACCAAACCCGGCGATGCGGTCGTCGACAGCCCATGTACGGTACCTTATCCCCCGCTGACGCAGGACCTGCATCACGAGATCGAGCTGGTGATTGCCATCGGTCGGGGCGGCGCAGACATCGCGCCGGATGCGGTGATGGATCATGTCTGGGGCGCGGGCGTGGGCATCGACCTGACCCGCCGTGATCTGCAGGCAGAGGCCAAGAAGATGGGCCGCCCCTGGGACTGGGCCAAGGCGTTCGACCTGTCCGCGCCCATGTCGCCGCTTGTGCCGCTGGCGGACGTGCCCAGTGTCGACCACGGGCGCATCTGGTTGGCCGTGAACGGCACGGTGCGGCAGGACGCGGACATCGCTGACCTGATCTGGCCCGTGCGCGATCACGTGGCATACCTGTCACAGGCCATGACGCTGGCGCCGGGTGACCTGATCATGACGGGCACCCCGGCCGGGGTCGGTGCGGTGGTACCGGGCGACGTGATGACCGGCGGCATTGACGGGATCGGAAAGATCGAGGTGACCGTCGGCCCGCGCGCCTAG
- the glpD gene encoding glycerol-3-phosphate dehydrogenase translates to MADDKIYDLFVIGGGINGAGIARDATGRGLSVALAEAGDLGGATSSASTKLFHGGLRYLEFFEFGLVKSALKEREVLLKAMPHISWPMRFVLPYAPDMRFDSDTPTSRLLRKVMPWVEKGRRPAWLVRLGLFLYDNLGGREILPGTKTLDLTTAPEGAPLKDRFKMAYEYSDCWVEDSRLVMLNARDAEARGATILTRCAVKEATRDGDVWRIETEKGTYRAKALVNAGGPWVADILTGVMRQNTQHNIRLVRGSHIVTKRLYDHDKCYFFQGTDGRIIFAIPYEQDFTLIGTTDAEHTDADTRPAITDEERDYLCAFASEYFEKPITAADVVWTYSGVRPLYDDGASSATAATRDYVLALDDNGPPVLSVFGGKITTYRKLAEQALAKMGLGEKWTAGVPLPGGDFKVAEVGSLTAKLQADYPFLDPKWAGRLIRAYGTEAWDVLGDAQTPDDLGPAFGATLTGAELKWMMTREYAARAEDALWRRTKLGLRLTEDERAAVETWMKDNAA, encoded by the coding sequence GTGGCGGACGACAAAATCTATGATCTGTTTGTGATTGGCGGCGGCATCAACGGGGCCGGTATTGCCCGGGATGCAACGGGTCGGGGTCTGAGCGTGGCACTGGCCGAGGCTGGCGATCTGGGCGGGGCCACGTCAAGCGCGTCGACCAAGCTGTTTCATGGCGGGTTGCGCTATCTGGAGTTCTTTGAATTCGGGCTGGTCAAATCCGCGCTCAAGGAACGCGAGGTGCTGCTGAAGGCCATGCCGCATATCAGCTGGCCCATGCGTTTTGTCCTGCCCTATGCGCCCGACATGCGGTTTGACAGTGATACGCCCACGTCGCGCCTTTTGCGCAAGGTGATGCCGTGGGTGGAAAAGGGGCGGCGGCCGGCATGGCTCGTGCGCCTTGGTCTGTTTCTTTATGACAATCTGGGCGGACGCGAGATTTTGCCAGGCACCAAGACGCTGGACCTGACAACCGCGCCCGAGGGCGCGCCGCTCAAGGACCGGTTCAAGATGGCCTATGAATACAGTGACTGCTGGGTCGAGGATTCCCGGCTGGTCATGCTGAACGCGCGCGATGCCGAAGCGCGCGGGGCCACGATCCTGACGCGCTGCGCGGTGAAAGAGGCGACGCGCGACGGTGATGTGTGGCGGATCGAAACGGAAAAGGGCACGTACCGCGCCAAGGCGCTGGTCAACGCGGGTGGTCCTTGGGTGGCGGACATCCTGACCGGTGTCATGCGCCAGAATACGCAGCACAACATACGGCTGGTGCGCGGGTCGCATATCGTGACAAAGCGGCTATATGATCATGACAAATGCTACTTCTTCCAGGGCACCGATGGGCGCATCATCTTTGCCATTCCGTACGAGCAGGACTTTACCCTGATCGGAACAACGGACGCGGAACATACGGATGCGGACACCAGGCCCGCGATCACGGACGAAGAACGCGATTACCTCTGTGCCTTTGCCTCGGAGTATTTCGAAAAGCCGATCACGGCAGCGGATGTCGTCTGGACCTATTCCGGGGTGCGCCCGCTCTATGACGACGGTGCCTCTTCGGCGACGGCCGCGACACGCGATTATGTGCTGGCACTGGATGACAATGGCCCGCCGGTGCTGAGCGTGTTTGGCGGCAAGATCACCACCTATCGCAAGCTGGCCGAGCAGGCGCTGGCCAAGATGGGATTGGGTGAAAAATGGACCGCAGGCGTGCCCCTGCCCGGCGGGGATTTCAAGGTGGCCGAGGTTGGGTCGCTGACGGCGAAGTTGCAGGCAGATTACCCGTTTCTCGACCCGAAATGGGCGGGGCGCCTGATCCGGGCATACGGCACCGAAGCGTGGGATGTCCTGGGGGACGCACAGACACCGGATGATCTTGGTCCGGCGTTCGGGGCGACATTGACGGGCGCGGAACTGAAATGGATGATGACGCGCGAATACGCGGCCCGCGCGGAGGATGCGCTGTGGCGGCGGACCAAGCTGGGTCTGCGCCTGACAGAAGATGAACGCGCCGCCGTCGAGACTTGGATGAAGGACAACGCCGCATGA